The Bacillus sp. F19 DNA segment TTTGTTGCTCAAAAAATCAAAGAGACGGCAAAAGCAAATGATGTGACAATGGTAGAAAATCGTCCTTTAGCTAGAGCGCTTTACGATCAAATTGAAATCGGAAAAGCGGTGCCTGAAGAATTTTTTAAAGCTATTGCAGAAATATTGGCTTATGTCTATCAGCTGAAAAATAAGATTTAAAGTTTTATAGGATACAGGTTCTGTTTGAAAGAGAGGTAAACCATGCAAGCTCGAGATTTATCTGTTCTATTAAGTGTTATTTTGATTGTTGCAATGCTGATTATCCCATTTCCAACATGGCTCTTAAGCCTGCTGATTATGATAAATATCACCCTTGCCCTGCTCGTTCTTTTAACGTCAATGAATATGAGGGAGCCGCTTGATTTTGCTATTTTTCCCTCTTTATTGCTGCTGCTTACTCTCTTTCGTTTGGGGTTGAATGTTTCTACTACTCGTGCGATTCTCTCACATGGAGAAGCAGGCGGTGTTATTGAAACTTTTGGAACGTTTGTAGTTGGCGGAAATGTATTAGTAGGATTTGTTGTATTCCTTATCCTGATTATCATTCAGTTTGTTGTGATCACGAAGGGATCGGAAAGGGTATCTGAAGTTGCTGCAAGATTTACCCTTGATGCGATGCCGGGAAAACAGATGAGCATTGATGCAGATTTAAATGCAGGCGTAATCTCTGAGCAGCAGGCCCGCACCCGCCGTGAAAAAGTATCCAGGGAAGCAGATTTCTACGGAGCTATGGACGGAGCGAGCAAGTTTGTAAAAGGAGATGCAATTGCAGGAATTATCATCGTCATTATCAACATGATTTTCGGAATTATTATTGGAATGATGCAGCTTGGCATGGGCTTTGAAGATGCAGCAGCTCATTTTACAATGCTTACAGTTGGTGACGGTATTGTCAGTCAAATACCTGCCCTGCTTATTTCAACTGCAACCGGCATAGTTGTGACCAGGGCTGCTTCAGACGGCAATTTAGGAACAGACATTACTAGTCAATTGTTTGCCTATCCGAAAATGATGTATGTCGCAGCATCAACCATTCTCCTGCTCGGTATTTTTACTCCAATTGGTTTATTTGTTACCGTTCCAATAGCTTCAGCATTTGGTTTTGGAGGATATTTTATTTCTAAATCAAAACAAGATCAGCTGAAATTGGAAGAAGAGGTTGAAGAGGAAGTTGAGATTGATGAAATGAAAACACCTGAGAGTGTTGTTCAGCTGCTGAATGTCGATCCAATTGAATTTGAATTTGGATACGGTCTGATTCCGCTTGCTGACACGAACCAGGGCGGTGATCTGCTTGACCGGATCGTGATGATAAGGAGACAGCTGGCCATTGAACTCGGACTTGTGATTCCTGTTGTAAGAATACGCGACAATATCCAGCTTCAGCCCAACGAATACAGGCTAAAGCTGAAAGGAAATGAAGTAGCGGGAGGCGAGGTTCTTCTA contains these protein-coding regions:
- the flhA gene encoding flagellar biosynthesis protein FlhA, which translates into the protein MQARDLSVLLSVILIVAMLIIPFPTWLLSLLIMINITLALLVLLTSMNMREPLDFAIFPSLLLLLTLFRLGLNVSTTRAILSHGEAGGVIETFGTFVVGGNVLVGFVVFLILIIIQFVVITKGSERVSEVAARFTLDAMPGKQMSIDADLNAGVISEQQARTRREKVSREADFYGAMDGASKFVKGDAIAGIIIVIINMIFGIIIGMMQLGMGFEDAAAHFTMLTVGDGIVSQIPALLISTATGIVVTRAASDGNLGTDITSQLFAYPKMMYVAASTILLLGIFTPIGLFVTVPIASAFGFGGYFISKSKQDQLKLEEEVEEEVEIDEMKTPESVVQLLNVDPIEFEFGYGLIPLADTNQGGDLLDRIVMIRRQLAIELGLVIPVVRIRDNIQLQPNEYRLKLKGNEVAGGEVLLDHYLAMAPGIEDDSIEGIDTIEPSFGLPAKWINEENKDAAEMFGYTVVDPPSVVSTHITETIKQYAHELLGRQETKQLIDHLKESYPILAEEVTPSPLSIGDIQKVLGKLLKEKVSIRNLPVIFESLADYGKMTSDTELLGEYVRQALAKQITSQYSSGETLKVVTLSGRVEKAVAEGVQQTEHGNYLSIEPDISQAIIESIAKEIEQLALQEQSPILLCSPAVRMYVRQLIDRYFPQLPVLSYNELEADVEVQSVGVVNIA